In Monomorium pharaonis isolate MP-MQ-018 chromosome 3, ASM1337386v2, whole genome shotgun sequence, a genomic segment contains:
- the LOC105839371 gene encoding hemolymph lipopolysaccharide-binding protein: MIAYFLLVGCIASLVVHEESFVSAAPSSGYGFPEQTTTSAGLNGGAQDATASINNPESACPCLTSVNSSTIPGQSDWMTQHRQRLEQFYSQNVMLHGMMCTCNMAMRGPTMRDDYRYTVGIGAHKMHTRAATWNDARKICNEEGGHLAIINSIAEEHILVEIFNHSGPIKGAAYPNVAFLGIHDLYAEGEWVTVLGDSLAKTGYTRWSDKWGGQPDNGGGKQHCGALIKEGSMDDVACDVPFPFLCELPQMRVLQ; this comes from the exons ATGATAGCGTACTTCTTACTCGTCGGTTGCATCGCGTCGCTTGTTGTTCACGAGGAGTCGTTTGTCTCGGCTGCGCCGTCGAGTGGATACGGCTTCCCCGAGCAGACGACGACCTCCGCCGGTCTAAACGGGGGCGCACAGGACGCGACCGCGAGCATCAATAATCCGGAATCCGCCTGCCCGTGCTTGACATCGGTCAATAGCTCGACGATCCCCGGACAATCGGACTGGATGACGCAGCACAGGCAACGTCTCGAGCAGTTTTACTCTCAAAACGTCATGTTGCACGGCATGATGTGCACATGCAACATGGCAATGCGCGGCCCCACGATGAGAGACGATTATCGTTATACGGTAGGTATCGGCGCGCATAAGATGCATACGAGGGCCGCCACGTGGAACGACGCGAGGAAGATCTGTAACGAGGAGGGTGGTCACCTTGCCATCATCAATTCTATTGCCGAGGAGCAT ATACTAGTGGAGATATTTAATCATTCCGGACCGATCAAGGGTGCGGCATATCCAAATGTGGCCTTCTTAGGTATACACGATCTTTATGCGGAAGGCGAGTGGGTCACGGTGTTGGGCGATTCATTGGCGAAAACCGGTTATACCAGGTGGAGCGACAAGTGGGGTGGACAACCCGACAACGGAGGCGGCAAACAGCACTGTGGCGCCCTAATAAAAGAGGGTAGCATGGACGATGTCGCATGCGACGTTCCATTTCCATTCCTTTGTGAACTCCCGCAGATGCGAGTTTTACagtga
- the LOC105839369 gene encoding uncharacterized protein LOC105839369 isoform X1 — translation MSSLILSHDSHLMMLEIAVENLFVPWTTTFDKVILKKTIVTFRILDEDWISLSPNRQDYRPYQGSNYENEKFYGGISVVFSVPTDFFKKEASGVDVQFYVRKEVCKYFKTASRQKTGFAAVPVDNLLNSIAKQVRERNELAEHLSDFYKRQIISR, via the exons ATGTCGTCGCTTATTCTTTCGCACGACTCACATTTAATGATGTTAGAAATTGCTGTGGAAAAt TTGTTTGTTCCTTGGACCACGACATTTGACAAAGTCATTTTGAAGAAGACAATCGTCACGTTTCGCATATTGGACGAGGATTGGATATCTCTGTCGCCAAACCGGCAAGATTATCGTCCTTATCAAGGTTCCAATTATGAGAACGAAAAATTTTACGGTGGCATATCCGTTGTCTTCTCCGTGCCgacagatttctttaaaaaagaagcAAGTGGCGTCGATGTTCAGTTTTATGTTCGGAAGGAAGTGTGCAAGTATTTTAAGACGGCCTCACGCCAAAAAACTGGCTTCGCCGCTGTGCCGGTCGATAATCTGTTGAACAGCATCGCCAAACAGGTCCGCGAGCGGAACGAATTGGCAGAACATTTGTCGGACTTCTATAAACGGCAGATTATTTCGAGGTGA
- the LOC105839369 gene encoding uncharacterized protein LOC105839369 isoform X2 → MRPIMRPTMETNNDVIHDEQADIRRKDPMYYSIKDVKSDAAATAKTKEHAIKDNGEKAFKKAFFASSKSNRGRITATIGITEREKRIPSPAPSPLSSHLQTNPLCCQLQPHLTCFTDCFDISPRYCYYTACPLQCLHSA, encoded by the exons ATGAGACCAATAATGAGACCAACAATGGAGACCAATAATGATGTAATTCATGACGAACAAGCCGATATTCGTAGAAAGGATCCTatgtattattcaattaaag ATGTCAAGTCAGATGCTGCTGCAACAGCGAAAACGAAAGAACACGCGATAAAGGACAATGGAGAAAAGGCTTTCAAGAAAGCGTTCTTCGCGTCAAGCAAATCGAACCGCGGAAGAATCACGGCGACAATCGGTATCacggaaagagagaagagaattCCTTCTCCTGCTCCGTCGCCACTTTCCTCGCATCTGCAAACAAATCCTTTGTGCTGTCAATTGCAACCACATCTAACTTGTTTCACCGATTGCTTCGACATTTCACCCCGTTATTGTTATTACACAGCTTGTCCTCTTCAATGCCTTCATAGTGCATAA